From Paraflavitalea devenefica, the proteins below share one genomic window:
- the hisF gene encoding imidazole glycerol phosphate synthase subunit HisF has product MLTKRIIPCLDIKDGRTVKGTNFVNLRDAGDPVELGALYAREGADELVFLDITATNEKRKTLSELVNRIAHHINIPFTVGGGISSVEDVQVLLQNGADKISVNTAAFKRPEVIRELANEFGSQCVVLAIDTRQEADGEWYVYLNGGRVKTEAKCFDWAKQGVDLGAGEILLTSMNHDGTKQGFALDITRRLAEALPVPVIASGGGGNMQHFVDVFGAGKADAALAASIFHFKEISIPELKGYLQGQQIAIRPV; this is encoded by the coding sequence GTGTTAACAAAGCGTATTATACCCTGTCTGGATATTAAAGATGGCCGTACGGTGAAGGGAACCAATTTTGTGAACCTGCGTGATGCGGGCGACCCGGTAGAACTGGGCGCCCTGTATGCCCGGGAGGGAGCTGATGAACTGGTATTCCTGGATATTACTGCTACGAATGAGAAACGGAAGACGTTAAGCGAACTGGTGAACCGCATTGCGCATCATATCAATATCCCCTTTACGGTAGGTGGTGGCATCAGCAGTGTGGAGGATGTACAGGTGTTGCTGCAAAACGGGGCCGACAAGATATCGGTGAATACAGCCGCCTTTAAGCGCCCGGAGGTGATCAGGGAACTGGCGAATGAATTCGGCAGCCAGTGCGTGGTGCTGGCCATTGATACCCGGCAGGAGGCTGATGGCGAATGGTATGTGTACCTGAATGGCGGACGGGTAAAAACGGAAGCCAAATGTTTTGACTGGGCCAAGCAGGGAGTGGACCTGGGCGCGGGCGAGATCCTGCTCACTTCCATGAACCATGATGGTACCAAACAGGGATTTGCCTTGGATATTACCCGCCGGCTGGCGGAAGCCTTGCCGGTACCGGTGATTGCCAGCGGCGGTGGTGGCAATATGCAACATTTTGTGGATGTGTTTGGGGCCGGTAAGGCCGATGCGGCGTTGGCAGCCAGCATCTTCCATTTTAAGGAGATCAGTATTCCGGAATTAAAGGGATATTTGCAGGGCCAACAAATTGCTATCAGACCGGTGTGA
- a CDS encoding transglycosylase domain-containing protein produces MTRPVKIFWRIFLYGFLTVVLFLLLINWGVFGGMPSLSELENPSITLASEVFGDDGTPMGKYYRDRGNRSYVKYNDISKHVINALVATEDKRFYEHSGIDGIRLTKAITSFGSAGGASTITQQLALNMFDERATNPVARMLQKIKENIIAIKLERNFTKQEIIALYLNTVSFSDNVYGIRNASRTFFSKEPDRLTIDEAAVLVGMQKATGTYNPRTNYKAAFDRRNTVISLMADNKYITEGEAAKLKKEPIRLNYKKVDENNGISPYFLDVIREELKKWAKDNTKADGEEYDIYADGLRIYTTINPRMQLYAEEAVAKHMPVLQRALAAQRGVKTDAVWKGHENILEGYMKSSQRWKNLKEDGLSDAEIKKSFYQKTPMKVFAWNPKREKDTVMTPMDSIKYNREMMQASFMVMDPMSGQVKAWVGGIDFKNYKYDHVNLKTKRQVGSSIKPFLYALAIEEYGFTPETQCENTQQYFPGSGYVPAKNRGRTGTRTMASGLAWSINEVAAYIIKQTTPQRFSEFLKQINIPTKVDPYPSISLGSCDLSLFEMMWGYTMFPSGGFSTKPIYITRIEDKNGNVLARFDTERKEVISQSTAYTMARMMQGATDYGTAAGLRGRLGLAEMGGKTGTTNDNSDAWFFGFTPQLQAGVWIGCDDRFIRLDNGLGEGGRAARPIWEYFFQKALADKTLALDRQAKFVQPENMRTEYDYGGLVDRTPDPGAEGDNVGNGTADEYLSTPDTQNIPTDSKQAIEEQKVLEEATKPKNQVPEKKDTKEEVKSDDKKKKDGLFRRIFGGKKKDKEEN; encoded by the coding sequence ATGACCCGTCCTGTTAAGATCTTTTGGCGCATATTTCTGTATGGTTTTCTGACCGTAGTACTATTCCTCCTGCTCATCAACTGGGGGGTATTTGGCGGCATGCCTTCCCTGTCCGAACTGGAAAACCCCTCCATTACATTGGCTTCCGAAGTATTTGGCGATGATGGCACGCCCATGGGGAAATACTACCGCGACCGCGGCAACCGCAGCTATGTGAAATACAATGATATCTCCAAACATGTGATCAATGCCCTGGTGGCCACAGAAGACAAACGCTTTTACGAGCATTCCGGAATAGATGGTATCCGCCTTACCAAGGCCATCACCTCTTTTGGCAGTGCCGGCGGCGCCAGCACCATCACCCAGCAGTTGGCCCTGAACATGTTTGATGAGCGGGCTACCAATCCCGTGGCGCGTATGCTGCAAAAGATCAAGGAAAACATCATTGCCATCAAGCTGGAGCGCAACTTTACCAAGCAGGAGATCATTGCCCTCTACCTCAATACCGTTTCCTTCAGTGATAACGTATATGGCATCCGCAATGCTTCCCGCACCTTCTTTTCCAAGGAGCCCGACCGCCTCACCATTGATGAAGCAGCCGTGCTGGTGGGTATGCAAAAAGCGACCGGTACCTACAACCCAAGGACCAACTACAAAGCCGCTTTCGACCGCCGCAATACCGTAATAAGCCTGATGGCCGATAACAAATACATCACAGAGGGGGAAGCTGCCAAACTGAAAAAAGAGCCCATCCGCCTCAACTATAAGAAAGTGGATGAGAACAATGGCATCTCTCCTTACTTCCTCGATGTGATCCGGGAGGAACTGAAAAAATGGGCCAAAGACAACACGAAGGCCGATGGCGAGGAATATGATATCTATGCCGATGGTTTGCGCATCTATACCACCATCAATCCCCGCATGCAGCTATATGCAGAAGAAGCAGTGGCCAAACACATGCCGGTATTACAACGGGCCCTGGCCGCCCAGCGTGGCGTTAAAACCGATGCGGTATGGAAAGGACATGAAAACATCCTCGAAGGCTACATGAAGAGCAGCCAGCGCTGGAAGAACCTGAAAGAAGACGGCCTGAGCGATGCCGAGATCAAAAAGTCCTTCTACCAGAAAACGCCCATGAAAGTATTTGCCTGGAATCCCAAACGCGAGAAAGATACCGTGATGACGCCCATGGACTCCATCAAATACAACCGCGAAATGATGCAGGCCTCTTTCATGGTCATGGACCCTATGAGCGGACAGGTAAAAGCCTGGGTAGGTGGTATTGATTTCAAGAACTATAAATATGACCACGTAAACCTGAAAACCAAAAGGCAGGTAGGTTCTTCCATCAAGCCATTCCTCTATGCACTGGCTATTGAAGAATATGGTTTCACGCCGGAAACACAATGTGAGAACACGCAACAATACTTCCCTGGTTCCGGTTACGTACCTGCCAAGAACAGGGGACGTACCGGCACCCGCACCATGGCCAGCGGATTGGCCTGGTCTATCAATGAAGTAGCCGCCTATATCATTAAGCAAACAACACCACAACGTTTTTCCGAGTTCCTGAAGCAGATCAACATACCCACCAAAGTAGATCCCTACCCTTCTATCAGTCTGGGTAGCTGCGATCTGTCGTTGTTTGAAATGATGTGGGGATATACCATGTTCCCTTCAGGCGGGTTCAGTACCAAGCCCATCTACATCACCCGTATTGAAGACAAGAATGGCAATGTACTGGCGCGCTTTGATACAGAGCGTAAAGAGGTCATCAGTCAGAGTACAGCCTATACCATGGCCCGTATGATGCAGGGCGCTACCGATTATGGTACAGCGGCCGGTTTACGCGGACGCCTGGGCTTGGCCGAGATGGGTGGCAAGACCGGTACTACCAATGATAACTCCGATGCCTGGTTCTTTGGCTTTACGCCCCAGTTGCAGGCCGGCGTATGGATCGGTTGCGATGACCGGTTTATACGGCTCGATAATGGCCTGGGTGAAGGCGGACGGGCTGCCCGTCCTATCTGGGAATACTTCTTCCAGAAAGCACTGGCCGATAAGACCCTCGCCCTGGACAGGCAGGCTAAATTTGTACAGCCCGAAAACATGCGTACGGAATATGATTATGGTGGCCTCGTTGACCGCACACCCGATCCCGGCGCCGAAGGCGACAACGTAGGCAATGGTACCGCCGATGAATACCTGAGCACACCGGATACCCAAAACATTCCTACCGATTCAAAGCAGGCGATAGAAGAGCAGAAAGTATTGGAAGAAGCCACCAAACCCAAGAACCAGGTGCCTGAAAAAAAGGATACCAAAGAAGAAGTAAAATCCGACGATAAGAAGAAAAAGGATGGCCTCTTCCGGCGCATCTTCGGTGGTAAAAAGAAAGACAAGGAAGAAAATTAA
- the hisH gene encoding imidazole glycerol phosphate synthase subunit HisH, which produces MSLVIVKYNAGNIQSVLYALERIGETAVVTDDHEQIRKANKVIFPGVGEASSAMRYLKERGLDEVLKSLQQPVLGICLGMQLMCAYSEENDTPCLGIFPEPVKQFKPPAGSTLKVPQIGWNAIYNLKTNLFKGTPENSYCYFVHGYYAALGDHTIATADYVQPYSAGLHRDNFYGLQFHPEKSAQVGEQLLKNFLSL; this is translated from the coding sequence ATGAGTTTAGTGATCGTTAAGTACAATGCGGGTAATATACAGTCTGTGTTGTATGCATTGGAAAGGATTGGAGAAACTGCCGTGGTGACGGATGATCATGAGCAGATCAGGAAGGCCAATAAGGTGATCTTTCCGGGCGTGGGAGAGGCCAGCAGCGCTATGCGTTACCTGAAAGAAAGAGGACTGGATGAAGTACTGAAAAGTCTGCAGCAACCGGTATTAGGTATTTGTTTGGGTATGCAACTGATGTGTGCCTACAGCGAAGAGAATGATACACCCTGCCTGGGTATTTTCCCGGAGCCCGTGAAGCAATTTAAACCGCCTGCCGGCAGCACCCTGAAGGTGCCCCAGATCGGCTGGAATGCTATTTATAACCTGAAGACCAACCTGTTTAAAGGAACCCCGGAAAACAGCTACTGCTATTTTGTACATGGCTATTATGCAGCGCTGGGCGATCATACGATTGCTACCGCTGATTATGTACAACCCTATAGCGCTGGCCTGCACCGTGATAATTTTTATGGCCTGCAGTTCCACCCCGAAAAGAGCGCCCAGGTGGGCGAACAATTATTAAAGAATTTTTTGAGCTTATAA
- the trpA gene encoding tryptophan synthase subunit alpha has protein sequence MSRIQELFKRKKDHVLNIYCTAGYPQLESTLPVMRALQENGADLIELGMPYSDPLADGPVIQASSSVALANGMTIKKLFEQLKDMRQEAVVVGGEGGSGVRGGIVVPVILMGYMNPVLQYGFEKFCADAAAAGVDGLILPDLPEYEFETEYGAIIKKYGLDFIFLVTPETSEARIKSLDALSSGFLYAVSSSSTTGKDKDMSGVSAYLQRLQNMKLQNPVLVGFGIKDKASFEAACQYAEGAIIGTAFIQALDKQQDVPQVVKQFMNKVLQ, from the coding sequence ATGAGCAGGATACAGGAGTTATTCAAACGAAAGAAAGATCATGTGCTGAATATTTATTGTACGGCAGGTTATCCGCAGTTGGAGAGCACCCTACCCGTGATGCGGGCCTTGCAGGAGAATGGCGCCGACCTGATCGAGCTGGGTATGCCTTACAGTGATCCGCTGGCAGATGGCCCGGTTATCCAGGCGAGCAGCAGCGTGGCGCTGGCCAATGGCATGACGATCAAAAAGCTGTTTGAGCAATTGAAGGATATGCGGCAGGAAGCAGTAGTGGTTGGTGGTGAAGGCGGATCGGGTGTGCGGGGCGGCATTGTGGTGCCGGTGATCCTGATGGGGTATATGAACCCGGTATTGCAATATGGCTTTGAAAAGTTCTGTGCCGATGCTGCCGCCGCAGGCGTGGATGGCCTTATTTTGCCTGACCTTCCCGAATATGAATTTGAAACTGAATACGGAGCTATTATTAAAAAGTACGGACTGGATTTTATTTTCCTGGTAACACCCGAAACTTCTGAAGCGCGTATTAAAAGCCTCGATGCCTTGAGCAGCGGGTTCCTGTATGCGGTGTCTTCTTCTTCCACTACCGGGAAAGACAAGGACATGAGTGGCGTGAGCGCTTACCTGCAGCGCTTGCAGAACATGAAGCTGCAGAACCCTGTACTGGTGGGTTTTGGTATTAAGGACAAAGCCAGCTTTGAAGCTGCCTGCCAATATGCGGAGGGCGCTATTATTGGCACTGCCTTTATACAGGCGCTTGACAAACAGCAAGATGTGCCACAGGTGGTGAAACAATTTATGAATAAGGTTTTACAATAA
- the hisA gene encoding 1-(5-phosphoribosyl)-5-[(5-phosphoribosylamino)methylideneamino]imidazole-4-carboxamide isomerase, with protein MEIKAVPLADVWRMRQAVMYPAESLDFVKLEEDEAGLHLGVYINGEVVSVISVFEDRGRVQFRKFATKTDQQGKGYGTALLQYVMDWAKHHNKQSIWCNARLTATAIYKKFGMQATGDAWQKYGLDFIKMEKQLQSKRTMQIIPAIDIIDGKCVRLTQGDYQQKKVYNENPLEVALEFEAAGLQRLHLVDLDGAKAGAVKNWKVLETIAGKTKLVIDFGGGIKTDKDVDIVFNSGAALATVGSIAVKNEQEFVKWLLTYGADKFLLGADVKDEKIAVGGWLETTDIWIYDFIAKYIAHGVQQIFCTDVSKDGLLQGPAVELYQNIIKQFPQLHFIASGGVSNMEDVRQLQEIGCSGVIIGKAIYEGRITVEELVKLK; from the coding sequence ATGGAGATCAAAGCGGTACCATTAGCAGATGTATGGAGGATGCGCCAAGCGGTGATGTATCCTGCCGAAAGTCTTGATTTTGTGAAGCTGGAAGAAGATGAGGCAGGCTTGCATTTGGGCGTATATATAAACGGAGAGGTGGTATCTGTCATCTCTGTATTTGAAGACCGGGGACGTGTACAGTTCAGGAAGTTTGCTACCAAAACCGATCAGCAGGGAAAAGGATATGGCACCGCTTTGCTGCAATATGTGATGGATTGGGCCAAGCACCACAATAAGCAATCCATTTGGTGCAATGCCCGGTTAACGGCTACGGCTATTTATAAGAAGTTTGGCATGCAGGCCACCGGCGATGCCTGGCAGAAGTACGGACTTGATTTTATTAAGATGGAAAAACAGTTACAAAGCAAAAGAACGATGCAGATCATTCCTGCTATTGATATTATTGATGGAAAGTGCGTGCGGCTTACACAGGGCGATTACCAGCAGAAGAAAGTGTACAACGAAAACCCTTTGGAGGTAGCGCTTGAATTTGAAGCCGCCGGATTGCAACGCCTGCACCTGGTAGACCTGGATGGCGCCAAGGCCGGCGCTGTGAAGAACTGGAAGGTGCTGGAAACGATCGCCGGCAAAACAAAACTGGTGATTGATTTCGGCGGTGGGATTAAGACGGATAAGGATGTAGACATTGTGTTTAATTCCGGCGCGGCGCTGGCCACGGTGGGCAGCATCGCCGTGAAGAATGAGCAGGAATTTGTAAAATGGTTACTTACGTATGGCGCTGATAAGTTCCTGCTGGGCGCTGATGTAAAGGATGAGAAGATAGCGGTAGGCGGCTGGCTGGAAACCACCGATATATGGATCTATGATTTTATTGCTAAATACATAGCGCATGGTGTGCAGCAAATATTCTGTACCGATGTGAGCAAGGATGGTTTGCTGCAAGGCCCCGCTGTTGAGCTCTATCAAAATATTATTAAACAATTCCCTCAATTACATTTCATTGCCAGTGGCGGTGTGAGCAATATGGAGGATGTGCGGCAGTTGCAGGAGATCGGTTGCAGTGGTGTGATCATTGGTAAAGCTATTTATGAGGGCCGTATCACTGTTGAAGAGCTGGTAAAATTAAAGTAG
- a CDS encoding DUF2911 domain-containing protein, with product MKNKLLTAACLLFLCAHTVAQLTTAPEGGNRKATVSENIGITNITIDYSRPGVKGREGKIWGELVHKGFADLGFGTSKNAPWRAGANENTVIEFTTPVMIEGKSLPAGKYGLFIAYDPQAATLILSKNHTSWGSFFYDDKEDALRVTIKPVPLDKSVEWLKYEFLNETDSSATVALAWEKLLFPFRVETDHINLQLESFRRELRSEKSFNVGWQTWNQAANYCIVNNVNLEEALAWAEHAANGPFIGQKNFNTLSTKAQLLNKLNRPAEAEAAMKEALPMGSANQIHAYARQLLQQKKSKEAFDAFKLNYDKNPNIFTTNVGMMRGYSALSNYKKATEYGQKALTQAPDNLNKNNVERMLKMLQEGKDVN from the coding sequence ATGAAAAACAAATTACTGACTGCTGCCTGCCTGCTATTCCTGTGCGCCCACACGGTTGCCCAGCTTACCACGGCGCCTGAAGGCGGCAACCGGAAAGCCACGGTGAGTGAGAACATCGGCATTACCAACATCACGATCGATTACAGCCGTCCGGGCGTAAAAGGCCGGGAAGGAAAGATCTGGGGCGAGCTGGTTCACAAAGGCTTTGCCGACTTAGGTTTTGGCACCAGTAAAAATGCGCCCTGGCGGGCAGGCGCCAATGAAAATACCGTCATTGAATTCACCACACCGGTCATGATAGAAGGCAAGTCCCTGCCCGCCGGTAAATACGGTTTATTCATTGCGTATGATCCCCAGGCAGCTACCCTCATTCTCTCTAAAAACCATACTTCCTGGGGCAGCTTCTTTTATGATGATAAGGAAGATGCACTGCGCGTGACCATTAAACCGGTCCCCCTGGACAAAAGTGTGGAATGGCTGAAATATGAATTCCTCAATGAGACCGACTCTTCCGCTACTGTAGCATTGGCATGGGAAAAACTCCTATTCCCTTTCCGGGTGGAGACAGATCATATCAACCTGCAGCTCGAATCTTTCCGCCGGGAATTACGCAGTGAGAAGAGCTTTAATGTAGGCTGGCAAACCTGGAACCAGGCCGCCAATTATTGCATCGTCAACAATGTAAACCTGGAAGAAGCCCTGGCATGGGCTGAGCATGCCGCCAACGGCCCCTTCATTGGGCAAAAGAACTTCAATACGCTTTCTACCAAGGCGCAGCTACTCAACAAGCTCAATCGCCCCGCAGAAGCAGAGGCAGCTATGAAAGAAGCCCTGCCCATGGGAAGTGCCAACCAGATACATGCTTATGCAAGACAATTATTGCAGCAAAAGAAAAGCAAGGAAGCCTTTGACGCCTTTAAGCTCAACTACGATAAAAACCCTAATATCTTCACCACCAATGTGGGTATGATGCGGGGTTACTCAGCCCTCAGTAACTATAAGAAAGCAACAGAATATGGTCAGAAAGCCCTGACACAGGCGCCCGATAACCTGAATAAAAACAATGTGGAACGGATGCTGAAAATGCTGCAGGAAGGGAAAGATGTGAACTAA
- a CDS encoding TlpA disulfide reductase family protein: protein MKLLLVCILLIPIGLVAQTGFVIKGSVTGLPEASKVTLTDVNNATDTLARGIITGGVFELKGAVKEANLYNLNFDGSAKKAVLFIGNDNVTVQGTIEDLQQLSVKGSAIHDDFVAFQQTFTPLFRTLSDMNQKLYAIPNVQPTDSIMVAYTKHVEKTKATIEKFAAEKKSSPVTPFMLVVTSELEQDIAVLERRYNGLAAAGQQGFYGKILKQRIDDSKIGAVGSQAIEFTQNDTTGTPVTLASFRGKYVLIDFWASWCRPCRMENPNVVQAFNKFKNKNFTVLGVSLDRDKSPWLQAIKDDNLTWTHVSDLKFWSNEVARLYKVEGIPQNFLVDPAGKIIGKNLRGQGLQTKLCELLGCN, encoded by the coding sequence ATGAAACTCTTATTGGTTTGTATATTATTGATACCCATTGGATTGGTGGCGCAAACAGGTTTTGTGATCAAAGGCTCCGTGACGGGGCTGCCCGAAGCGTCCAAAGTAACATTGACGGATGTTAATAATGCTACCGATACACTGGCCCGCGGCATAATAACCGGCGGTGTTTTTGAGTTGAAAGGAGCCGTTAAAGAAGCCAACCTGTACAACCTGAATTTTGACGGTTCTGCCAAGAAGGCGGTACTGTTTATAGGGAATGACAATGTCACTGTACAGGGAACGATAGAAGATCTTCAGCAACTGAGCGTTAAAGGCTCAGCTATACATGATGATTTTGTAGCGTTTCAACAAACATTTACCCCCCTGTTCAGGACTTTATCGGACATGAACCAGAAGCTGTACGCCATACCCAATGTACAGCCCACCGATTCTATCATGGTGGCGTATACCAAGCATGTAGAGAAGACAAAGGCGACTATTGAAAAGTTTGCCGCTGAAAAGAAGAGCTCCCCTGTAACTCCTTTTATGCTGGTCGTGACCAGTGAACTGGAGCAGGATATCGCGGTGCTGGAAAGACGATATAACGGATTGGCTGCTGCCGGTCAGCAGGGATTTTATGGAAAGATCCTGAAACAACGTATTGATGACAGTAAGATCGGCGCTGTGGGCAGTCAGGCCATTGAGTTTACCCAGAATGATACCACCGGTACGCCGGTAACACTGGCTTCTTTCCGCGGCAAGTATGTATTGATCGATTTCTGGGCAAGCTGGTGCAGGCCCTGCCGCATGGAGAATCCCAATGTGGTACAAGCCTTCAATAAATTCAAGAATAAGAACTTCACCGTACTGGGTGTGTCCCTCGACAGGGATAAATCGCCCTGGTTACAGGCTATTAAAGATGACAACCTCACCTGGACTCATGTGAGCGACCTCAAGTTCTGGAGCAATGAGGTAGCCCGCCTGTACAAAGTGGAGGGCATACCTCAAAACTTCCTGGTAGACCCGGCTGGTAAGATCATTGGGAAGAACTTAAGAGGGCAAGGTCTTCAGACAAAGCTTTGTGAATTATTGGGATGTAATTAG
- the hisIE gene encoding bifunctional phosphoribosyl-AMP cyclohydrolase/phosphoribosyl-ATP diphosphatase HisIE, whose product MKIDYTKYADGLVPAVIQDFKTHKVLMLGFMNEEAVKKTMSEGKVTFYSRSKKRLWTKGEESGNHLLVKEILSDCDNDTLLIKAQPLGPTCHTGADTCWSERNHQEDFLYYLEDIIELRKKSSDEKSYVRQLFGKGINKMAQKVGEEAVELVIEAKDSNDDLFLDEAADLLFHYLILLNAKGHNLQSVVNVLKQRHSK is encoded by the coding sequence ATGAAAATAGATTATACCAAATATGCAGATGGCCTGGTGCCTGCCGTGATACAGGATTTTAAAACCCATAAGGTGTTGATGCTGGGGTTTATGAATGAAGAGGCGGTGAAGAAAACGATGTCGGAAGGAAAGGTGACGTTTTACAGTCGCAGCAAGAAGCGTTTATGGACCAAGGGAGAGGAGAGTGGTAATCACCTGCTGGTAAAAGAGATACTATCAGATTGTGACAATGATACGTTGCTGATCAAGGCACAGCCCCTGGGGCCTACCTGCCATACCGGCGCAGATACCTGCTGGAGTGAACGCAATCACCAGGAGGATTTCCTGTATTACCTGGAAGATATTATCGAGCTGCGTAAGAAGAGCAGTGACGAGAAATCGTATGTGCGGCAGCTTTTTGGCAAGGGCATTAATAAGATGGCTCAAAAAGTAGGCGAAGAAGCCGTGGAACTGGTGATCGAAGCGAAGGATTCCAACGATGACCTGTTCCTGGATGAGGCCGCCGACCTGCTCTTCCATTATTTGATTTTACTTAACGCAAAAGGCCATAATTTACAGTCCGTAGTAAACGTTTTAAAGCAGCGACATTCAAAATAA